The following nucleotide sequence is from Pseudarthrobacter psychrotolerans.
GCTGGTCGCCTGGATCCGGATTCCCGCCCGCGTGGTCCTGGAATTCCTTCGCGGCATGCCGGTTGTCCTGATGATGCTCTTCGTCCTGCTCGTATTCGGGACGAGTTCCTTCGTCGCAGTGGTGACGGGGCTCGTCCTCTACAACACCGCTATCTTCGCGGAGATCATCCGGGCCGGCATCCAATCACTGCCGAAGGGACAGCGGGAGGCGGGCCTGACCATCGGCCTGACCAGCTTCCAGTCCCGGATGCTCATCGAACTGCCGCAGGCTGTCCGCCGCATGATGCCATCGCTGGTCGCGCAACTGGTGGTGCTCCTCAAGGACACCTCCCTGGGCTACATCGTGGCGTACGGCGAACTCCTGCGGGCAGTGCAGGTCATGGCGGACTTCCTCGGGAACGCGTTCCTGTTCCCCATCTTCTTCGTCGCCGCCGCCATTTACATTGTGATCAACATCACCGTGTCCCGCATCGCAATCTGGATCGAGCGTCGGGGCTCCACGAAGGTGGCCGGCGGCGTGGCCAAAGCTCCAACCGCCGTCGTCGCACCGGTCAAGTAGTCACATCCCGCACAACATCGAAGGGTCCGCAGCTTCCGGCTGCGGACCCTTCGACGTTCCCTGCCTTACGCCGCCAGCCAGCTCCGCAATGCCCGAAGGCACTCCCGGATGGCGTCGGAATCAACGTGCTCGTTGTCCTTGTGGGCCAGCAGCGGGTCGCCGGGGCCGAAGTTCACAGCCGGGATCCCCAGTTCACTGAACCGCGCGACGTCGGTCCAGCCGTATTTTGGTTTCGGCTCCGCTCCGACGGCGGCCACGAAGGACGCGGCGGCAGGGTGGTTCAGTCCCGGGCGTGCGCCAGCGGCTGCGTCGGTGCGCACCACGTCGAAGCCCGCCAGAAGGTCCCGGACATGCGCCTCCGCCTGGTCCGGCGTCTTGTCGGGTGCGAAGCGGTAGTTGATCTCCACCACGCACCGGTCCGGGATGACGTTGCCTGCGGTGCCGCCGTTGATCTTCACGGCGTTGAGGCTCTCTCGGTAGTCGAGGCCGTCCACGTTGATGGTCTGTGGTTCGTACGCTGCCAGCCGGGCAAGGATGGGCGCCGCCGCGTGGATGGCGTTGCTGCCCATCCACGCCCGCGCGGAGTGTGCTGCCTCGCCTACCGTGGTGGCCTCAAAACGGCTGGTGCCGTTACAGCCACCCTCGACGGTGCCATGGGTCGGCTCCAGGAGGATGGCAAAGTCGCCGCCCAGGAGGCTGCCGTAGTTGCGGACCAGGCGGCCCAGGCCACTCTTGACGGCTTCCACTTCCTCGTGGTCGTAGAACACAAAGGTGACGTCCCGCCGGGGCGTCGCGCCGCCGTCGAACATGGTGGCCGCCAGCGCGAGCTGCACGGCGACGCCGCCTTTCATGTCCGTCGCGCCGCGCCCGTAGAGCGCGCCCTCCCCCGGGACACCGGATTCCCAGGTGGACGGAACGGTTCCCCGAGCGCCTTCGGTCACCGGCAACGGGACCGTATCCAGGTGTCCGGCGAGGATGACGCGTTCGGCCCTGCCCAGTTCCGTTCGGGCGATGATGGAGTCACCGTCGCGGACCACATAGAGCTCGGGGATGGCCCGCAGCGCCACCTCGACGGCGTCAGCCAGTTCCGTCTCGTTCCCGGACACACTGTTGATGTCCATCAGGGCGGCGGTCAGCACGGAGACATCCTGACGGAGGTCCAAAGGCGCGGTGATCGATTCAGGGGCGGTTTCGGCAGTCACGTTGCCAGTCTAGTTCGAACCCGGTGCCCGCCTCTCGATAGACTGGGGCCATGACTGAGACTGCTACTTCCGCCGCGCCCGAGAACCAAAACACAACTTCCGAAGCCCGCTCCGCCTACGGCTTCGGCTTGGCAACCATCGCTACTGCCGCGGCCGGGGAAAATGCTGAAGCCACCGTCCTTGACGTCTGGTTCCCCGCGCCCGCGCTGGGCGTTGCGGCCGAAAACCTGCGCGCCGTGGAGAACGCGGACGAAACCCTGGTCCAGCTCGCCGAAAGCGGCACCGACGCGGACCGGGGGACCGAGCAGAAGGTGGTCTTCGTCCAGATCAACCTCGATGAAGCTCCGGCCGACACCGCAGACGCGTACCTCCGCCTGCACCTCCTCTCCCACCGGCTGGTCCGGCCCAACACCATCAACCTCGATGGCATCTTTGGCAAGCTCCCGAACGTGGTGTGGACCAACTTCGGCCCCGCGTCCGTGGAAGGGTTCGAGCTGACCCGCGCCAAACTTCGCCGCCGTGGCGCCGTTACCGTCTATGGCGTGGACAAGTTCCCCCGCATGGTGGACTACGTGGTGCCCTCCGGTGTCCGGATCGCCGACGCCGACCGCGTCCGCCTCGGTGCCCACCTCGCCGAAGGCACCACCGTGATGCACGAAGGCTTTGTGAACTTCAATGCCGGCACCCTGGGCGCCTCCATGGTGGAAGGCCGCATCTCGGCTGGCGTCGTCGCCGGCGACGGCAGCGATGTGGGAGGCGGCGCGTCGATCATGGGTACCCTCTCCGGAGGCGGCAAGGAAAAGATCGTCATCGGTGATCGCGTCCTGCTGGGCGCCAACTCCGGCGTCGGCATCAGCGTCGGCGATGACTCCGTGGTGGAGGCAGGCCTCTACGTCACCGCTGGAACCCGTGTGCTCGTTCCCGGGCCCAAGAACGAGGATGGCGAGGACACCGCCACGATCGTGAAGGCAGCCGAGCTGTCCGGCGTCCCCAACCTCCTCTTCCGGCGCAACTCCACCACCGGCGCCGTAGAAGTGTTGCCGCGCAAGGGCCAGACGGTGGAACTCAACGACGCCCTCCACGCCAACTGACCTGTCGGTGGCACGTGGTCGCAATTTCGTTCGCCCCACCGTGCTGCTGCTTACCCTGGCGCTGGCGGGCGCCGGCATCTACACGGCGGTCTCCTTCCTGCAGCGCTCCGAAACCGTGGTCACGGAGCGCTGCACGGCCGACGTCGGGACCCAGAGCACGGAGCTTGCAACGGACCAGGCGGTTAATGCCTCACTGATCACAGCGGTGGCGGTGCAGCGTGGGCTGCCTCCCCGGGCAGCCAGCATCGCCCTTGCCACCGCCATGCAGGAATCCAAGCTGCGCAATATCCAGCATGGCGACCAGGCCGGCCCGGACTCCCGCGGGCTCTTCCAGCAACGCCCCTCGCAAGGGTGGGGCACCGAAGCCCAGATCATGGATCCGTACTACGCTGCCAATGCCTTCTACGATGCCCTGGTCAAGATTCCCGGCTACGAGTCCCTGGAGATCACCGACGCCGCCCAGAGCGTCCAGCGCTCGGCCTACCCCCTCGCCTACGCTCAACACGAAGATATGAGCCGCTCCTTCGCCTCGGCCCTGACCGGCCAGACGCCCGCCTCCATGCTGTGCACTTTGCGTGCCCCGCAGGAACCGGGCATCCCCGCCGTCGTCGAGTCCGAGCTCGCCAAGGCCTACGGGCCGCTCGCAACCACCACGGAGAATGAATCCGTCGTGGTGGAAGTTGACGGCACTCAGGCATGGTCCGTGGCGCATTGGGCAGTTGCCAACGCAAAAGGCCTGGCGGTGACTCGTGTGGACGTTGCCGGCCGTAGCTGGGACCGTGACAATCAGGGCGGCTGGCAGGAATCCGACGCGCCCGCCGGCCAGGTCCGTATTACTGTGGCACCGGCCGGCACCGGCAGCTGACCGCCCGGGTGCTGACCACCGGCAGCTGAACGCCCGGGTGCTGACCACCGGCAGCTGAACGCCCGGGTGCTGACCACCGGCAGCTGAACGCCCGGGTGCTGATTGCCCGGGTGCTGACAGCGCAGCTTCAGACCAGGATGTCCACCACGGGCTGGACGTAGCTGCGGAAGAGCTCCGGCGCCGACATGAGGTTATGGCTCATGATGATCTTGTCCGGCTCCAGGTACCACGCCCGCTGTTCGTTCAGCGGCAGTTCGATGATGGTCAGGGTAAAGTCACGCGAACCCCGGCCTACCTCCAGCAGGCGGTCATCCACCATGTCGCCCAACAGCTGGTCCGAGCCGCTGGCCACCCGTTCGGCTTCCAGCCTGACGTACTCGCTGCGGCGCTCCCGTGCCCAGGTCAGGGCCGACCCGAAATGCGCCTGCAGGACACGCTGGAGGGCCGGGGAATTTCCGAATTCGGCAAAATCCGGTGGGGACAGCTCCGGCGAGGTCTGGGGGTGCGCCTTCAGCAGCTGCTCCCACCAGGCTTCCCATTCGGTTATGAGCGCACTCCGCCCTCCGACGTCGGCGGTGAGGTGCGAGTGGTCTGCATGGCGTATCTTCGGCGCGGCATGCGACAACGCAGGGTGGCCGGCGCCGTCGAGTCCTGCCGCATCACGGACAAACAGCGCGATCATCAGAGGCCCGGACGTATCCGTGGTGATCTGCCAGCCGGAACCACCTGTGTGATGCATCCCTACTCCTCCTGTGGCCTGCCTGTACCGGCCTGACCAGCCGGTTCTGCTTCCCCGGCTCCCAGTCTATTCCCCATGCCACCGGACGGTAATGTCAGGCGGCCAGGCTCTTCAGGTGCCGGTCCAGGACATCATGGCACATCTGTGCCGTCATCCAAGCGGGCTGCAGGAGGGCGTGCATGCACAGCCCGTCCAGCGTAGCCAGCAGCCTCTCTGCCTCGACCGCCAGCGATTGCTGCCCGTCGCCGGCGTCCGGTACCAGGGCTGTGATGACCTGCCCGACGACGGCCGCCACCTCCCGGTGGCTCCGATCGGCCTCAGCCGCGAGGAAGGGACGGATCCTGGCCGCGTTCTTGAAGGCCATCCACACACAGGCGTCAACGGCACGTTCCTCGTCGAGCGGCAGAAATTCGCTCAGCAGGGTTAAAACCGCGTCACGATGCGGGCCGGATCCGGGTTCGCTTGCCGCCATCGCCGGCAATGCCGCCGCGAGCCGGACCATGATCCGGTCCACAACGGCGGCAAAGGAATGGCTGAGCAGTTCCTCACTGCCGGCAAAGTAGTGCCGGACGGAACCCACGGCGAGGCCTGCTTCTTCAGCAACCTCCCGCAGCGAGGCCCGTTCCAGCCCGTCGACGGCGATGATCCTGAAGACCGCGTCAACGATCTCTGCGCGCCGGGCTTCGGCATCAACAATTTTGGGCACCCCTCTTATTTAGCACACCTGTGCTGAAATCCACGCATCCATGGAATTGGGATAGCGTGGGGTCATGAAAATTCTGGTCACAGGTGGCACCGGGTACATCGGTTCACACACAGTCTTGTCCCTGCAGGAAGCCGGCCACGATGTGGTGGTGATCGATAACCTGGTGAACTCCAGCGAGGAGTCACTGCGCCGGGTAGCCGAGCTGAGTGGCAAGACCGCGGAATTCCACAACGTTGACCTGGTGGACGAAGCCGCAGTGGAAGGCGTCTTTGCCGCCCACACGATCGACGCCGTGATCCACTTCGCCGGGCTCAAGGCTGTGGGCGAATCGGTCCGCGAGCCGCTCAAGTACTACTACAACAACCTCGTAGGCACGCTGAACCTGATCCGGGTTATGGACCGCCACGACGTCCGGTCCATCGTCTTCAGCTCATCCGCCACGGTGTACGGCGAGCACAATCCGATCCCCTACGTGGAAAAGATGGAGATCGGCGCCAACAACCCGTACGGCCGCACCAAGGAACAGATCGAGGACATCCTCGCCGATCTTGGCGCCGCTGACAGCCGCTGGCACATTGCCCTGCTGCGCTACTTCAACCCGGTGGGTGCACACCCGTCAGGCCGCATCGGCGAGGACCCCAGGGCATCCCCAATAACCTGGTGCCCTTCATCGCCCAGGTGGCCGTGGGACGCCGTGACAAGCTCATGGTGTTCGGCGGCGACTACGATACCCCGGACGGCACCTGCCTGCGGGACTACATCCATGTGGTGGACCTAGCCGAAGGCCACGTGGCAGCCCTCAACCACGTTGCGGACCGCTCCGGCGTCTACCGCTGGAACCTTGGCTCCGGGAAGGGGTCCTCGGTCCTGGAGGTCCTGCGGTCCTTCGAGAAGGCCGTGGGGCAGTCCATCCCCTACGAGGTCACCGGACGCCGCGCGGGCGACCTCCCGGCATTCTGGGCCGACGCCACCTCCGCCCTCGCCGACCTGAGCTGGTCCACCACCAAGACAGTGGACCAGATGTGTGAGGACCACTGGCGCTGGCAGAAGAACAACCCCCTCGGCTACGACTCCTAGCATCGATTGCTCCGTAACGGCCTTTTAGGACGCTCAAAACGGCGTTTACGGAGCAATCGATGTTGGTTAACGACGGCGGCCGCCCACCTGTGGAAGGTGGGCGGCCGCCGTCGTAATTGAGCCGGTGGGGATTTAGCGGACCGGGTAATCGCGCTCCGGTTCGCCGATGTACAGCTGGCGCGGGCGGCCGATCTTGGTGTTCGGGTCGCTGATCATTTCACGCCACTGGGCGATCCAGCCCGGCAGGCGGCCGATCGCGAACAGCACGGTGAACATCTTCTCCGGGAAGCCCATGGCCTTGTAGATCAGGCCGGTGTAGAAGTCCACGTTCGGGTACAGCTTGCGCTGGATGAAGTAGTCATCGTTCAGCGCCTTCTCTTCGAGGCGCATGGCGATCTCGAGCAGTTCGTCGTTGCCGCCGAGCTTGGTGAGGATTTCGTGGGCCGTGGCCTTGACGATCTTGGCGCGCGGATCGTAGTTCTTGTAGACGCGGTGTCCGAAGCCCATAAGGCGGACGCCGTCTTCTTTGTTCTTGACCTTCTCCATGTAGTCCTCGGGCTTGGTGCCGTCGGCCTGGATCTGGCGGAGCATCTTCAGCACTGCCTCGTTGGCGCCGCCGTGGGCGGGACCGAAGAGGGCGTTGATGCCGGCTGACACCGATGCGAAGAGGTTGGCGTTGGAGGAGCCCACCAGCCGCACGGTGGAGGTGGAACAGTTCTGCTCGTGGTCCGCGTGCAGGATCAGTAGGAGATCCAGTGCCTTGGCGATGACCGGGTCAACCTCATACTGCTCGGCGGGAAGGCCGAAGCTCAGGCGCAGGAAGTTCTCCACGAGGTTGTGGGAGTTGTCCGGGTACAGCATGGGCTGGCCGATGCTCTTCTTCAGGGCGTAGGCAGCGATGACCGGCATCTTGGCCAGCAACCGGTATGTGGAGACCTCGACCTGCTCGGCGTTGAAGGGGTCCAGCGAGTCCTGGTAGAACGTGGACAGCGCCGACACAGCCGAGGACAGCACGGGCATCGGGTGGGCGTCACGCGGGAAACCGCTGAAGAAACCCTTGAGCTCCTCGTGCAGCAGGGTGTGGTGACGGATGCGCTGGTCGAAGGCTTCCAGCTCGGTGGGGCTCGGCAGGTTGCCGTAGATCAGCAGGTAGGAAACCTCGAGGAAGCTGGAGTGCTGCGCCAGCTGCTCGATGGGGTACCCGCGGTAACGCAGGATGCCCGCGTCGCCGTCGATGTAGGTAATTGCGGACGTGGTTGCTGCGGTGTTCATGAAGCCGGGGTCAAAGGTGACTGCGCCCGTCTGCTTGAGCAGCTTGGAAACGTCGTAGCCTTCGTTTCCTTCAACAACCTGGATGCGCGGGAGCTTGAGCTCGCCTCCTGCATGGTGCAGGGTTGCGCTGTTGGTCTCAGTCATGGAGTCCCCTTCATGAGGCGCGTGGGCCTCTGTCGAAAGCTTGATCCAACATCCGGTGAGCCGTGGCACTGACCCTGTTCATCCAGGAATCCAACACCCGGGCTGCCTTCTTGTAGAAAGCCACCATTGATAGTCACTTAAAAAGTACCGCCCGATTGCGGGTGTCACTAATCGGAGGCGTGGGAAACCCCCGTAAAATGACGTCTTTGTGGTGCGAGTCACATGATTGTTACGGCGTCGTGGCCAGCCTGGCCACTGCGGCGTCAATCCGTTCATCCGTGCCCGTCAAGGCGACACGCACAAACCCGTTGCCGGCCTCGCCGTAAAAGACGCCCGGCCCCACCACGATGCCCCGCTCGGCCAGCCGCGCCACGGTGTCCCAGGTGCTCTCTCCGGCGGTGGACCAAAGGTACAGTCCGGCGTCGGAATCCTTGATCTCCAGCCCGAAGCCCTGCAGTGCCGGCATGAGGCGCTCCCGGCGTCCGCGGTACAGGTCCTTCTGGGCCTGGACGTGGGTGTCATCGCCCAGCGCGACCCGCATTGCTTCCTGCACCGGGTAGGGGACGATCATGCCTGCATGCTTGCGGCTGTTGACGAGGTTGGCCATGATGGCCGGGTCACCGGCGACAAACGCTGCGCGGTAACCTGCCACGTTGGACTGCTTGCTCAGCGAGTACACGGCCAGGAGGCCGTCGTGGGACCCGCCGGAAACGCGAGGATCCAGGATGCTGGGTACGGGCTCGCCGCCGCGCTGTGCGTCCCAGGCGCCCCACCCGAGTTCGGCGTAGCACTCGTCCGACGCGACCACGGCGCCCAGTTCGCGAGCCTGCGCCACAATCGCCCTGAGGGACTCAATATCCCTGACACTTCCGGTGGGGTTGCCCGGGGAGTTCACCCAGATCAGCCGCACGCGGGAGCGGGTGGCTTCGTCCAGCTCGTCGAGGTTGTCGGTAGCTACAGACGTGACGCCGGCGAAAGTAGCCCCGATGTCATAGGTGGGGTAGGCAACCTGGGGACGGACGACGACGTCGCCCGGCTTCAGCCCGAGCAGGAGCGGCAGCCACGCCACCAGTTCCTTGGAGCCCACGGTGGGCATAACGTTCTTAGGGTCCAGGCCGGGAACGCCGCGGCGGCGCTCAAACCACGCCGCAATGGCTTCCCGCAAGGGAACGGTGCCGTGGACCGTGGGGTATCCCGGGGCGTCCGCGGCGGCCTTGAGGGCATCCTGGATCAGTGCGGGAGTGGGGTCCACCGGCGTGCCGATCGACAGGTTCACGGCCCCGCCGTGGTGCTCAGAGGCTTTGGCCAGGTACGGAGCCATGGCCTCCCAGGGGTAGTCGGGCAGGCTCAGGCCAAAGCTGTTCACGGCTGCGGTCAACGCGGTGCCCGGCTCAGTGGTCTTGGTTCTGCAGCGGCAGGGCGGCGATCATCGGGTGGTCCTTGCCCGTGTTGCCCACCTTGGCGGCGCCACCGGGCGAGCCCAGGTCATCGAAGAATTCGACGTTGGCCTTGTAGTAGTCCGCCCACTCTTCAGGGGTGTCATCCTCGTAATAGATGGCCTCCACCGGGCAAACCGGCTCACAGGCACCACAGTCGACACACTCATCGGGGTGGATGTACAAGGAACGCTCACCCTCATAGATGCAGTCAACGGGGCACTCCTCGATACATGCCTTGTCCTTGACATCTACACACGGCTGCGCGATTACGTACGTCACGTCCCTTGCCTCTCCACGATATTTCCCGGCAATGGCCGGCACTTGAATCCGGCACCGGCCGGACTATTGACTTCTGAGCCTATTATCTCCCAGCCCATCCACGCGAA
It contains:
- a CDS encoding amino acid ABC transporter permease, yielding MTSVLYDVPGPKARRVSLIGSVVGTVLILGLLAWIVMTLAQQGIFEGRRWAIFTRGDVWMLLGNGLGATLSAAALAAVIAFPLGLMFCLLRISLVAWIRIPARVVLEFLRGMPVVLMMLFVLLVFGTSSFVAVVTGLVLYNTAIFAEIIRAGIQSLPKGQREAGLTIGLTSFQSRMLIELPQAVRRMMPSLVAQLVVLLKDTSLGYIVAYGELLRAVQVMADFLGNAFLFPIFFVAAAIYIVINITVSRIAIWIERRGSTKVAGGVAKAPTAVVAPVK
- the dapE gene encoding succinyl-diaminopimelate desuccinylase: MTAETAPESITAPLDLRQDVSVLTAALMDINSVSGNETELADAVEVALRAIPELYVVRDGDSIIARTELGRAERVILAGHLDTVPLPVTEGARGTVPSTWESGVPGEGALYGRGATDMKGGVAVQLALAATMFDGGATPRRDVTFVFYDHEEVEAVKSGLGRLVRNYGSLLGGDFAILLEPTHGTVEGGCNGTSRFEATTVGEAAHSARAWMGSNAIHAAAPILARLAAYEPQTINVDGLDYRESLNAVKINGGTAGNVIPDRCVVEINYRFAPDKTPDQAEAHVRDLLAGFDVVRTDAAAGARPGLNHPAAASFVAAVGAEPKPKYGWTDVARFSELGIPAVNFGPGDPLLAHKDNEHVDSDAIRECLRALRSWLAA
- the dapD gene encoding 2,3,4,5-tetrahydropyridine-2,6-dicarboxylate N-succinyltransferase, giving the protein MTETATSAAPENQNTTSEARSAYGFGLATIATAAAGENAEATVLDVWFPAPALGVAAENLRAVENADETLVQLAESGTDADRGTEQKVVFVQINLDEAPADTADAYLRLHLLSHRLVRPNTINLDGIFGKLPNVVWTNFGPASVEGFELTRAKLRRRGAVTVYGVDKFPRMVDYVVPSGVRIADADRVRLGAHLAEGTTVMHEGFVNFNAGTLGASMVEGRISAGVVAGDGSDVGGGASIMGTLSGGGKEKIVIGDRVLLGANSGVGISVGDDSVVEAGLYVTAGTRVLVPGPKNEDGEDTATIVKAAELSGVPNLLFRRNSTTGAVEVLPRKGQTVELNDALHAN
- a CDS encoding TetR family transcriptional regulator C-terminal domain-containing protein, with amino-acid sequence MPKIVDAEARRAEIVDAVFRIIAVDGLERASLREVAEEAGLAVGSVRHYFAGSEELLSHSFAAVVDRIMVRLAAALPAMAASEPGSGPHRDAVLTLLSEFLPLDEERAVDACVWMAFKNAARIRPFLAAEADRSHREVAAVVGQVITALVPDAGDGQQSLAVEAERLLATLDGLCMHALLQPAWMTAQMCHDVLDRHLKSLAA
- a CDS encoding citrate synthase, whose amino-acid sequence is MTETNSATLHHAGGELKLPRIQVVEGNEGYDVSKLLKQTGAVTFDPGFMNTAATTSAITYIDGDAGILRYRGYPIEQLAQHSSFLEVSYLLIYGNLPSPTELEAFDQRIRHHTLLHEELKGFFSGFPRDAHPMPVLSSAVSALSTFYQDSLDPFNAEQVEVSTYRLLAKMPVIAAYALKKSIGQPMLYPDNSHNLVENFLRLSFGLPAEQYEVDPVIAKALDLLLILHADHEQNCSTSTVRLVGSSNANLFASVSAGINALFGPAHGGANEAVLKMLRQIQADGTKPEDYMEKVKNKEDGVRLMGFGHRVYKNYDPRAKIVKATAHEILTKLGGNDELLEIAMRLEEKALNDDYFIQRKLYPNVDFYTGLIYKAMGFPEKMFTVLFAIGRLPGWIAQWREMISDPNTKIGRPRQLYIGEPERDYPVR
- the dapC gene encoding succinyldiaminopimelate transaminase: MTAAVNSFGLSLPDYPWEAMAPYLAKASEHHGGAVNLSIGTPVDPTPALIQDALKAAADAPGYPTVHGTVPLREAIAAWFERRRGVPGLDPKNVMPTVGSKELVAWLPLLLGLKPGDVVVRPQVAYPTYDIGATFAGVTSVATDNLDELDEATRSRVRLIWVNSPGNPTGSVRDIESLRAIVAQARELGAVVASDECYAELGWGAWDAQRGGEPVPSILDPRVSGGSHDGLLAVYSLSKQSNVAGYRAAFVAGDPAIMANLVNSRKHAGMIVPYPVQEAMRVALGDDTHVQAQKDLYRGRRERLMPALQGFGLEIKDSDAGLYLWSTAGESTWDTVARLAERGIVVGPGVFYGEAGNGFVRVALTGTDERIDAAVARLATTP
- the fdxA gene encoding ferredoxin, producing MTYVIAQPCVDVKDKACIEECPVDCIYEGERSLYIHPDECVDCGACEPVCPVEAIYYEDDTPEEWADYYKANVEFFDDLGSPGGAAKVGNTGKDHPMIAALPLQNQDH